TTAGATTTGGTTGCTCATATTTAGAAACTAAAACAGAAATATTTAATTAAAACAAAAATAAACTTTATATTAGGAGAAAAAAATGAAGAAAACGTTATTAGGATTAGGATTAGGTGCTATGTTAGCATCATCAATGATGGCACAAGATTTAATGATGGCAACAACAACAAGTACAGATAATACTGGTTTATTAGATTATTTAGCACCAAAATTTGAAAAAGATACAGGTGTAACTTTAAAATGGGTAGCAACAGGAACTGGAAAAGCACTTAAAATGGGTGGTAATTGTGATGTTGATATTTTATTTGTACATGCACCAGCATCTGAGAAAAAATTTATTGCAACTGGATTTGGTGTTGATAGACAACAAGTTATGTACAACGATTTTGTAATTATTGGACCAAAAGAGGATCCTGCAAAAGTTTCTGGGATGGCACCAAGTGTTGCACTTAATGCAATTAAATCTCAAGAGGCTAAGTTTTTCTCAAGAGGTGATAATTCTGGAACT
This genomic interval from Arcobacter arenosus contains the following:
- a CDS encoding substrate-binding domain-containing protein — encoded protein: MKKTLLGLGLGAMLASSMMAQDLMMATTTSTDNTGLLDYLAPKFEKDTGVTLKWVATGTGKALKMGGNCDVDILFVHAPASEKKFIATGFGVDRQQVMYNDFVIIGPKEDPAKVSGMAPSVALNAIKSQEAKFFSRGDNSGTNKKELSLWKNAKVDTKEASTWYVQTGQGMLRTINMASEKAGYTMTDRGTWIKYMSQQGDKNLMKIVVEGDKTLFNQYSVVSINKEKCSNVKPELAKKFTNWVVSPATQQVIADFRLLGQALFIPNAGK